Proteins encoded in a region of the Prunus persica cultivar Lovell chromosome G4, Prunus_persica_NCBIv2, whole genome shotgun sequence genome:
- the LOC18778727 gene encoding uncharacterized protein LOC18778727 isoform X1, protein MDPYFEQRLRDEVIYLHSLWHQGPPTSSNPNTNPTTNNPNPNSYPNPTNTSNRKRNRKARNERERPNKKKPSQPDPPPHSGRPWPCPTPTHDSTPGASLPWPTKPNSAPATHRPSPEEQAKLAALKLQHNALDACRGLFLGNAGSDSEESESEYEEDESGDGDDYWVEGGESEVYKVLLNVFVEKSELRSYYEVNYENGEFYCLVCGGLGKNKWVKGCIGLVQHSISISNTKKKRAHRAFAQVVCRVLGWDFNRLPTIVLKGKRLGLSMEKPGQERGETEVNAGSSEGVSVVVEDNVAAENDANAEYGEKETFDDHQNKGKQLMICENSLKYDGTNESTERTEKGISETGTNKEAVDTSGIDQSLVSKIEWPCKESSVSSSTVLGWPTFSSHSASATCSIPVEEQARPATLLLQQKALKECQDFFAGYSGEDISEDEDEGDLMDEDRSDESEELKFFSKIFTDHGELRSFYVNNYEDGEFYCLVCGGVGKKVWKRFKGCVALLQHSTAILKTKKVAHRAYGQVIFKVLGLDIGQPPTVGSKDIPLDDGPLAKSDNLQGELEENADDHKDNVVVPKENLDSVSDHIGETVSKQESVSDHVVQSTGTSKTCELQGEVEENADDHKDIAAVLKKNLDSMSNHSGEIVSREESDVVPSNGASKTCEQRENLDSMSGHGGEIVSKEESDVVQSNGASKTCKLQGELEENGDDHKANAVVLKESLGSMSGHNGEIVSTEESDVVQSDGTSKTSELQGKTQKNAGGPNEDLNVFMEI, encoded by the exons ATGGATCCTTACTTCGAACAGAGACTCAGAGATGAAGTCATCTACCTCCACTCTCTCTGGCACCAAGGCCCCCCCACCTCCTCTAACCCTAACACTAACCCTACAACTAACAACCCCAACCCCAATTCATATCCCAATCCCACCAACACGTCAAACAGGAAGAGAAACAGAAAGGCaagaaatgaaagagaaaggcCCAACAAGAAGAAGCCCTCGCAACCCGACCCGCCTCCACATTCGGGCCGTCCTTGGCCCTGCCCGACCCCGACCCATGACTCCACTCCCGGTGCATCATTACCGTGGCCCACGAAGCCCAATTCGGCTCCGGCAACCCACCGTCCATCGCCAGAAGAACAAGCGAAACTCGCCGCGCTGAAACTACAGCACAATGCCTTGGACGCTTGCCGTGGATTATTTTTGGGCAATGCCGGGTCGGACAGCGAGGAATCTGAATCCGAATATGAGGAGGACGAGAGTGGAGATGGAGATGACTATTGGGTTGAGGGTGGTGAGAGTGAAGTGTACAAGGTGTTGTTGAATGTGTTCGTGGAGAAGAGTGAGCTGAGGAGTTACTATGAGGTGAATTATGAGAATGGGGAGTTCTATTGCTTGGTGTGTGGTGGGTTGGGAAAGAACAAGTGGGTGAAGGGCTGTATTGGCCTTGTTCAGCATTCGATTTCGATATCCAACACGAAGAAGAAGCGGGCTCATAGGGCTTTTGCGCAGGTGGTTTgtagggttttgggttgggATTTTAACCGGCTCCCCACAATTGTGCTCAAAGGTAAAAGGCTTGGTCTTTCGATGGAAAAGCCCGGCCAGGAACGA GGTGAAACTGAGGTAAATGCTGGTTCCTCTGAGGGTGTTTCGGTTGTTGTTGAAGATAATGTGGCAGCTGAAAATGATGCTAATGCTGAATACGGTGAAAAAGAGACATTCGATGATCATCAGAATAAGGGTAAACAACTAATGATTTGTGAG AACTCTCTGAAATATGATGGTACAAATGAAAGCACAGAAAGGACTGAAAAGGGTATATCAGAAACCGGAACAAACAAAGAAGCAGTGGATACTTCT gGAATTGATCAATCACTGGTCTCAAAGATTGAATGGCCATGTAAAGAGTCCAGTGTTTCCTCGTCAACAGTGTTAGGTTGGCCAACCTTTAGTTCTCACTCGGCATCTGCAACATGCTCCATTCCGGTGGAAGAACAAGCAAGGCCTGCTACATTATTGTTACAGCAGAAAGCCTTAAAAGAATGCCAGGATTTCTTTGCTGGCTACAGTGGTGAAGATATCAGCGAAGATGAGGATGAAGGAGATTTGATGGATGAAGATAGGTCTGACGAAAGTGAAGAATTAAAGTTCTTTTCAAAGATATTTACAGATCATGGCGAGTTAAGGAGTTTTTATGTCAATAATTACGAAGATGGGGAATTTTACTGCTTGGTTTGTGGTGGGGTAGGGAAGAAGGTATGGAAGAGGTTTAAAGGTTGTGTGGCGCTTCTTCAGCACTCCACTGCCATATTAAAGACTAAGAAGGTGGCTCACAGGGCTTATGGCCAGGTTATTTTTAAGGTCCTTGGTTTGGATATTGGTCAGCCTCCAACCGTTGGGTCTAAAGATATACCTCTTGATGATGGACCTTTGGCAAAGTCAGACAATTTGCAG GGTGAACTGGAGGAAAATGCTGATGATCACAAGGATAATGTTGTTGTTCCAAAGGAAAACTTGGACTCTGTGAGTGATCATATTGGTGAAACAGTTTCAAAGCAGGAATCTGTGAGTGATCATGTTGTTCAGAGTACTGGAACATCAAAGACATGTGAGTTGCAG GGTGAAGTGGAGGAAAATGCTGATGATCACAAGGATATTGCTGCTgttttgaagaaaaacttggacTCTATGAGTAATCATAGTGGTGAAATAGTTTCAAGGGAGGAATCTGATGTTGTCCCGAGTAATGGAGCATCAAAGACATGCGAGCAGCGG GAAAACTTAGACTCTATGAGTGGTCATGGTGGTGAAATAGTTTCGAAGGAGGAATCTGATGTTGTCCAGAGTAATGGAGCATCAAAGACATGCAAGCTGCAG GgtgaattggaggaaaatggTGATGATCACAAGGCTAATGCTGTCGTTTTGAAGGAAAGTTTGGGCTCTATGAGTGGTCATAATGGTGAAATAGTTTCAACAGAGGAATCTGATGTTGTTCAGAGTGATGGAACATCAAAGACAAGTGAGTTGCAG GGTAAGACTCAGAAAAATGCAGGTGGTCCCAACGAAGATTTGAACGTCTTTATGGAAATTTAG
- the LOC18778727 gene encoding uncharacterized protein LOC18778727 isoform X2, giving the protein MDPYFEQRLRDEVIYLHSLWHQGPPTSSNPNTNPTTNNPNPNSYPNPTNTSNRKRNRKARNERERPNKKKPSQPDPPPHSGRPWPCPTPTHDSTPGASLPWPTKPNSAPATHRPSPEEQAKLAALKLQHNALDACRGLFLGNAGSDSEESESEYEEDESGDGDDYWVEGGESEVYKVLLNVFVEKSELRSYYEVNYENGEFYCLVCGGLGKNKWVKGCIGLVQHSISISNTKKKRAHRAFAQVVCRVLGWDFNRLPTIVLKGKRLGLSMEKPGQERGETEVNAGSSEGVSVVVEDNVAAENDANAEYGEKETFDDHQNKGKQLMICENSLKYDGTNESTERTEKGISETGTNKEAVDTSGIDQSLVSKIEWPCKESSVSSSTVLGWPTFSSHSASATCSIPVEEQARPATLLLQQKALKECQDFFAGYSGEDISEDEDEGDLMDEDRSDESEELKFFSKIFTDHGELRSFYVNNYEDGEFYCLVCGGVGKKVWKRFKGCVALLQHSTAILKTKKVAHRAYGQVIFKVLGLDIGQPPTVGSKDIPLDDGPLAKSDNLQGELEENADDHKDNVVVPKENLDSVSDHIGETVSKQESVSDHVVQSTGTSKTCELQGEVEENADDHKDIAAVLKKNLDSMSNHSGEIVSREESDVVPSNGASKTCEQRVSSISVVHSSTKSCTESHYYVMHN; this is encoded by the exons ATGGATCCTTACTTCGAACAGAGACTCAGAGATGAAGTCATCTACCTCCACTCTCTCTGGCACCAAGGCCCCCCCACCTCCTCTAACCCTAACACTAACCCTACAACTAACAACCCCAACCCCAATTCATATCCCAATCCCACCAACACGTCAAACAGGAAGAGAAACAGAAAGGCaagaaatgaaagagaaaggcCCAACAAGAAGAAGCCCTCGCAACCCGACCCGCCTCCACATTCGGGCCGTCCTTGGCCCTGCCCGACCCCGACCCATGACTCCACTCCCGGTGCATCATTACCGTGGCCCACGAAGCCCAATTCGGCTCCGGCAACCCACCGTCCATCGCCAGAAGAACAAGCGAAACTCGCCGCGCTGAAACTACAGCACAATGCCTTGGACGCTTGCCGTGGATTATTTTTGGGCAATGCCGGGTCGGACAGCGAGGAATCTGAATCCGAATATGAGGAGGACGAGAGTGGAGATGGAGATGACTATTGGGTTGAGGGTGGTGAGAGTGAAGTGTACAAGGTGTTGTTGAATGTGTTCGTGGAGAAGAGTGAGCTGAGGAGTTACTATGAGGTGAATTATGAGAATGGGGAGTTCTATTGCTTGGTGTGTGGTGGGTTGGGAAAGAACAAGTGGGTGAAGGGCTGTATTGGCCTTGTTCAGCATTCGATTTCGATATCCAACACGAAGAAGAAGCGGGCTCATAGGGCTTTTGCGCAGGTGGTTTgtagggttttgggttgggATTTTAACCGGCTCCCCACAATTGTGCTCAAAGGTAAAAGGCTTGGTCTTTCGATGGAAAAGCCCGGCCAGGAACGA GGTGAAACTGAGGTAAATGCTGGTTCCTCTGAGGGTGTTTCGGTTGTTGTTGAAGATAATGTGGCAGCTGAAAATGATGCTAATGCTGAATACGGTGAAAAAGAGACATTCGATGATCATCAGAATAAGGGTAAACAACTAATGATTTGTGAG AACTCTCTGAAATATGATGGTACAAATGAAAGCACAGAAAGGACTGAAAAGGGTATATCAGAAACCGGAACAAACAAAGAAGCAGTGGATACTTCT gGAATTGATCAATCACTGGTCTCAAAGATTGAATGGCCATGTAAAGAGTCCAGTGTTTCCTCGTCAACAGTGTTAGGTTGGCCAACCTTTAGTTCTCACTCGGCATCTGCAACATGCTCCATTCCGGTGGAAGAACAAGCAAGGCCTGCTACATTATTGTTACAGCAGAAAGCCTTAAAAGAATGCCAGGATTTCTTTGCTGGCTACAGTGGTGAAGATATCAGCGAAGATGAGGATGAAGGAGATTTGATGGATGAAGATAGGTCTGACGAAAGTGAAGAATTAAAGTTCTTTTCAAAGATATTTACAGATCATGGCGAGTTAAGGAGTTTTTATGTCAATAATTACGAAGATGGGGAATTTTACTGCTTGGTTTGTGGTGGGGTAGGGAAGAAGGTATGGAAGAGGTTTAAAGGTTGTGTGGCGCTTCTTCAGCACTCCACTGCCATATTAAAGACTAAGAAGGTGGCTCACAGGGCTTATGGCCAGGTTATTTTTAAGGTCCTTGGTTTGGATATTGGTCAGCCTCCAACCGTTGGGTCTAAAGATATACCTCTTGATGATGGACCTTTGGCAAAGTCAGACAATTTGCAG GGTGAACTGGAGGAAAATGCTGATGATCACAAGGATAATGTTGTTGTTCCAAAGGAAAACTTGGACTCTGTGAGTGATCATATTGGTGAAACAGTTTCAAAGCAGGAATCTGTGAGTGATCATGTTGTTCAGAGTACTGGAACATCAAAGACATGTGAGTTGCAG GGTGAAGTGGAGGAAAATGCTGATGATCACAAGGATATTGCTGCTgttttgaagaaaaacttggacTCTATGAGTAATCATAGTGGTGAAATAGTTTCAAGGGAGGAATCTGATGTTGTCCCGAGTAATGGAGCATCAAAGACATGCGAGCAGCGG GTGAGTTCCATCTCCGTTGTTCACTCCTCAACAAAGTCATGTACTGAGTCACATTATTATGTCATGCATAATTAG